One Halanaerobium hydrogeniformans genomic window, TCCAGAAATATCTATCTGAATTTCTCCATTTGTTTTTGAATTAATATCAAAAGAATAAATTTCTCTTATAGTTGAATCAACTGAAGATCCAGCTGAACAAAAGGCAGCAAAATCATGAGAACCTAAAAATATTTTTGCACCTTTTTGCATAATATCAAGGTCTAATCTCTGATGAACTTTATAAACATAATTACGGACAAAAACTGAATTAAAATTACTGTTCAAAATTCTATAACGATATTTTTTGCCCCGAGCATCATAACGAGCATGAAAATCTTTAGCTACTTTTTCTGCTTTATAACATATTATGTCATCTGGCAAATGAGTATTAATAGCAATTGGTATTTTGTAAGTTGGTATTTGAATGTCCAAAAAGAAATTAGCCGTCTGACCAGCCGCATGAACCCCGGCATCTGTTCTTCCTGAACCTATTACTTCAACTTTGTTTTTATTTATTTTGCTTAAAGCATTTTCAAGCTTTTCTTGAATGGTTTCTTTAGTATTTTTTTGTCTCTGCCAACCACTATAATTACTGCCATCATATTCTAAAGTTATTTTGTAATTATTAGCCACCACAATCACCTAAAAGAAATATACTGTAACTGCAAGTATTAATACTATTGATAGAGCAATAAAATCATAATAGCTGTATTCTAATTCATGCAGCCTCGTTCTACCTTCACCACCGCGATAACATCTTGATTCCATTGCCAAAGCCAGATCGTCTGCTCTTCTAAAAGCACTTATAAATAAAGGCACTAATAAAGGGATTAAACTTTTGGCCCTATTTATAATATTTCCTGACTCAAAATCTGCACCTCTGGCCTGCTGTGCTTTCATAATTTTTTCAGCTTCTTCTAGCAGAGTTGGGATAAAGCGCAACGCTATGGTCATCATCATCGAAAGCTCTGCTGCAGGAACTCCAAACCTTTTTAAAGGACTTAAAACATATTCAATACCGTCTGTCAGCTGGAGTGGAGAGGTTGTTAAAGTTAATAGTGAGGTAAATAAAATTAAAATAAAAATTCTACTAACCATAAAAAAACCAGTATAAACCCCTTCTGATTCTATCGAAAGAAATCTCCAGGACCATAATACATTTCCACCTTTTGTTAAAAAAACATGGATTAAAAGTGTTAAAAGTATTAAAAATAAAATAGGTTTTAAACCTTTAATGACCTTTATAAAAGGTATTTTAGACAGTAAGATAACGATTAAGATAAAAATCGAAAATACACCAAAACCATTAAAAGTATTTATTGTAAATAAAGCAATTATTAATATTGTTGTGAGAATAATTTTCATTCTTGCATCAAGGGAATGAATTATAGATTCTCTAGCTATATATTGTCCAATTGTTATATCTTTTAACATTTTAATGGCTCCTTATAGCTTTAATTATCGCGTCTGAAGCTTTAGTTATAGAAAATATCTCCGTTTCTAAATTTAAACCCTTTTCTTTTAATCTGTGCAGGATTTCTGTTATTTGAGGAAGATCCAGGGCTAATTTATGAAGTTTTTTTTCATTGGCGAAAACTTCTTTTGGACTACCATCTAGAACAATTTTTCCCTGATGCATTACTATAACTCTATTGCAAAGTTCTGCAATCTCTTCCATACGATGAGATATCAAAATTATAGTCATATTTAATTCATCATATAAATATTTTAATAAATCTGCCAGACTTTTACGACCCTGTGGATCCAAACCTGCACTTGGCTCATCAAGAACTAAAACTTCTGGTTTTAAAGCTAATACACCTGCAATAGCAACTCTTCTCTGCTGTCCACCGCTTAAATTGAATGGAGATCTATCTTTAAATTGAGAGTATTCTAGCCCAACTAATTCCATTACCTCTTTAACTCTTGATTCAATTTCTTTTTCATCCAAACCAAGGTTTTTGGGGCCAAATGCAATATCCTTGTAAACACTTTCCTCAAAAAGTTGATGTTCAGGATATTGAAACACAAGCCCAACATGTCTACGGGTTTCTTTTAAATTACTTTTTTCATTTGTAATATTTTTTGAATTCACCCTAACAGTACCAGTTGAAGGAATTATTAAACCATTAAAAAGTTGAACTAAGGTTGATTTTCCAGAACCTGTATGACCAACTATTCCAATGAATTCTCCTTTATCTATATTCAAATTGATATCTTTAAGAGCGGTGATATTATTTTCATCATTATAAATATGGGTTACATTATTCACTTCAATTAACATATAGAATTCACCAACTCATCTATAGTCAAAATATCGTCCACAGCGATATTATTTTTTCTTAAATACTCCGCTACTTCTACAGCAACAGGAATATCCAGATTTACTTCTTTTAGTTCATCAACAAGTCTAAAAATAGATCTTGGTTTCCCCTGCTGAATAATCTCCCCCTGATTCATAACGATAACTTTATCAGCAGAAACTGCTTCTTCCATAAAATGAGTTATATGGACAATTGTAATATCTTTTTCTTTGTTTAAATATTCTATTGTTTCCATAACTTCTTTTCTCCCTTGAGGATCGAGCATTGCAGTTGGTTCATCCAAAACTATACAGTCAGGCTCCATTGCAATAACACCAGCAATAGCAACTCTCTGTTTTTGCCCACCTGAAAGTTTGTGAGGAGCAAATTTTTGGAAACCAGCCATACCAACCATCTCAAGAGAATTATCAACTCTTTTACGAATTTCATTGCTTGGTATACCTAGATTTTCTGGACCAAATGCTACATCATCTTCAACTATAGAAGCAACTAATTGATTATCTGGATTTTGGAAAACCATACCAACTTTTTGCCTTATTTTCCAGGTGTTATCAGGATGTTTAGTATTCAAGCCATCAACAATAATATCACCATTTGTCGGCACCAAAAGTACATTTAATAATTTTGCAAGGGTAGACTTACCTGAACCATTTGAACCAATTATAACAGCAAAATCACCGGCTTCTATCTGCAGGTTTATATTCTGCAGGGCCGGTCTCTCACTGCTGTCCTTTTGATAACTAAAATCTACCCCATCAATTTTTATCAGGCTCATAATAACACCTACATTTCGGATTATTCAACCAGTTCAATTATTGCCTTTTTTGCTGCATCTCCTCTGCGGGGATACATCTTTAAAATCCTGGTATATCCACCTGGTCTATCAGAATACTTTGGTCCTATTTCATCAAACAATTTTGTCACAACTTCTTTATCTTTTATTTTATCCATTACCTTTCGCCTTGAACTTAAATCGTTATTCTTGGCAGTGGTAATGATCTTCTCAGCATAAGATCTCAATTCCTTAGCTTTAGGCAGAGTTGTTTCTATCCGCCCATGTCGGAATAATGAGGTTGCCATGTTTTGAAACATAGCTTTACGATGTGAAGATGTTTTTTGAAGTTTACGCTTAGACATCTAAACTCCCTCCTTATATTTCAGTATCTTTTAATTCTAATTCAAGTTCATCAAGTTTATCTTTTATCTCCTGTAAAGACTTTTTACCTAAATTACGAACTTTCATTAGATCATCTTCTGTTTTATCAACAAGTTCTTCAACAGTATTAATTCCAGCTCTTTTTAAGCAATTAGAAGAACGAACTGATAATTCTAACTCTTCTATTGTAGTATCAAGAATTTTATCTTTTTCCTCTTCTTCAACTTCAACCATGATTTCAACATCTTCAATTTCATCTGTTAAATTAATAAACAATTCTAAATGCTCTACCATGATTTTAGCTGCAAGACTAATTGCATCATCTGGATGAATACTACCATTAGTTTTTACTTCTAAAATTAATCTATCATAATCAGTAACCTGGCCAACTCTAGTGTTTTCAATATTAAAATTAGCTCTTTCAATAGGGCTAAATGAAGAATCAATAGGGATTAAACCTATAACTTTATCAAAATGATCTTTATTTTCTTCTGCAGTATGATAACCTCTACCTTTTTCTACAGTAGCTTCCAAAAGTAGCCTGCCATCTTCTGCTAGAGTTGCAATATGATGATCTTTATTTATTACCTGGACATCACCTGAGGTAATAAAGTCACCAGCTGTCACTTCTCCTTCTCCCTCTGCTTCAATCCTGATAGTTGACTGCTCTTCACCGGAAAATTTAACAACTACCTCTTTCAGATTTAAGATTAAATCTGTCATGTCCTCTACAACACCAGAAATAGCTGAGAATTCATGTTTTACTCCTTCGACTTTAACCGATGTTAAAGCAGCTCCCGGTAAAGAAGACAATAAAATTCTGCGCAGAGAATTACCTAAAGTAGTACCATAACCTCTTTCCAGAGGAGAAATTTCATAACGTCCGTAATTATCATCACTTTCAAGTCTTTCCACACGTGGTTTTTCAATTTCTATCATATTATCAGTTTACCCTCCTTATATGGACAATTTTATGACTGAGGGTATTCATTTACCGTGAATAATACTCGACAATCAGGTGTTCTTCAACCGGATAATCGATATCTTCCCTCTCTGGTAATGCTACAACTGTTCCTTCTGCTTTTTCTAAATCAGAATTTATCCATTCCTGAGTTGCAAAATCTGAATTATATTCAAAAACCTCTTTAAAACGCTTAGATTTGCGACTTGAATCTTTAACACTAACAACGTCATCTACATCAACTTGATATGAAGGAATATCTACTTTGCGTCCATTTACTTTGATATGTCCATGTAATACAAACTGTCTTGCTTCATTTCTGGAACTAGCAAAACCCATTCTGTAAACTACATTATCAAGTCTTCTCTCTAAGAGCTGTAAGAAGTTTTCACCTGTTACACCAGCAGTGTTTTCAGCTGATTTAAAATAATTACTGAACTGTTTTTCCATAATACCATAAATTCTTCTTACTTTTTGTTTTTCCCGTAATTGCAAACCATATTCTGATACTTTATGACGCCCCTGGCCATGTTCTCCAGGAACATATGGTCTACGATCAAAAGAACATTTTTTACTATAACAACGGGCGCCCTTAAGGTATAATTTTTCACCTTCACGCCTGCATAATTTACAAACTGAACCTGTATATCTTGCCATTTTTACACCTCAACTTTCCTTTTATAATTATATACGTCTTCTTTTTGGTGGTCTACATCCATTGTGGGGAATAGGGGTTATATCTTTGATTAAAGTAACATTTAAACCAGCTGCCTGAAGAGTTCTAATTGCAGACTCTCTTCCTGAGCCGGGTCCTTTAACAAAAATCTCTATTTCCTTAAGTCCCATATCTTTAGCCTCATCAGCTACATTTTCTGCTGCAAGTTGAGCTGCAAAAGGAGTGCTTTTTCGTGATCCTTTGTAACCAACTTTCCCAGCGCTTGACCAGGCAACTACTTTACCTTCAGTATCAGTAATTGAAATTATTGTATTATTAAAAGTAGATTTTATATGGGCCTGACCTTTTTCTATATTTCGCTTAACTTTTTTTCTTCTTCTTGCTTTTTTCTTCTTAGATTTAGCCATATTAAATAAATCCCTCCTTACTCTATTCCGGTTTTTTTGCTGCTCTAGTTTTTATACCAACAGTCTTTTTAGGTCCTTTACGTGTCCGAGCATTAGTTTTAGTTCTCTGACCACGTACAGGTAATCCTCTACGATGACGAAGACCCCTATAACAACCTATATCTTTTAATCTCTTAATATCAGCTCTTTTTTCCCTTCTCAGTTCACCCTCAACAATATAATTATTGTCAATCTCTTTTCTCAAAGAAGAGATTTCGGCTTCAGTCAAATCTTTAACCCTGGTATCTGGATCAATACTAGTATTTTCAAGTATATTCTGAGAAGTTGTTTTTCCAATACCATAAATATATGTCAATCCAATCTCTACCCTTTTATTTCTTGGTAGATCAACACCTTCTATTCTAGCCATTATTTCACCTCCAGTATTTTTATCCCTGTCTTTGCTTATGCTTTGGATTTTCACAGATGACCATTACTTTACCTTTGCGTCTGATTACTTTACATTTGTCACAGATCGGCTTAACTGATGGTCTCACTTTCATTAACAATCACCCCTTGCGGTAATTTATTTCGCTTTATGTCGATAAGTAATCCGGCCCCGACTCAAGTCATAGGGAGAAAGTTCTACAGTAACCTTGTCACCAGGTAAGATTCTTATAAAATTCATTCTCATTTTTCCTGAAACATGTGCCAGAACTTTATGTCCATTTTCTAATTCCACTCTAAACATTGCATTTGGTAGGGGTTCAACAACCGTACCCTGGACTTCAATAGGATCTTCTTTTCCCATAAACTATTTAGCCTCCTCTTATTTAAATAATAATTTAATTTGACAACTTCAATTTATATTTTAATTTGATATCTCTTTGAACACGCACTGCATATTATACCATATATCTATTGATTTCTGCAATAAAACTTAATCCCGGCTTAAAATTTCAAAACCGTTCTCATTAATCACTATTGTGTGTTCAAAATGGGCAGATAAACTTCTGTCTTTTGTAACAACTGTCCAGTCATCTTCAAGAGTTTCAACCTCATAACTCCCCATATTAACCATAGGCTCAATTGCCAGAGTCATACCAACTTTTAATTTTGGACCTTTTCCTGGTGGCCCAAAATTAGGAACCTGAGGATCTTCATGCATATCTCTACCAATTCCATGACCTACATAATCACGAACTACAGAAAACCCATTACTTTCAACATAGTTTTGAACTGCATGTGAAATATCAAATAATCTGTTGCCAATAACAGCTTTCTCTATACCTATATGAAGAGATTTTTCTGTTACATCTAATAGTTTTCTGGCATCTTTAGAAATTTCACCAACTGCATAGGTTTTGGCAGCATCTCCATTAAAACCGTCATAAAAGGTCCCAATATCAATACTAACAATATCACCGTCTTTTAGAAAACGATTATTACTTGGAATCCCATGTACTACTTCTTCATTAATCGAGATACAAACTGAGGCAGGAAACCCCTGATAACCTTTAAATGAGGGTAAAGCACCTCTACTGCGTATATATTGATCTGATAATTTGTCTATTTCTGCAGTAGAAATTCCAGGCTCAATTTTATCTGCCAGATAGGAATGAGTATCTGCAACAATTTTATTTGCTTTACGCATTATATCAATCTCACGTTTTGATTTCAAAATGATCATTATCTATACGCCTCAATTACCTTAATTAATTTGTTTTGTACATTTTCTATTCCACCTGTACTTTGAACCTCTTCTAAAATTCCCTGATTCCTATAATAGTCTGCAAGTTTAACAGTTTTTTCTTTGTTAACTTCTATTCTGTTTTTTACAGTTTCTTCTTCATCATCACTTCGCTGAACAACATTGCCACCACACTCATCACAGATATTATCTTTTTTAGGTGGCATATTTTCTATATGATAGGTTGCTCCACAGTCTACACAAACTCTTCGGCCTGACAATCTTTTAATCAGAACCTCTTTCTCAGCCTGTAGAAAAATTGATATATCAAGCCCTCTATTTTGTTCAGCTAAAATGTTATCAAGAGCTTCAGCCTGTTTAATTGTTCTTGGAAACCCGTCAAGAATCATGCCTTCCTCACAATCTGGCTCAGATAACCTTTCTTTTACGATTCCAATAGTAATTTCATCTGGTACAAGTTCACCAGCTTCTATAAATGACTCAGCTTTTTTACCAAGTGCTGTTTTCTTTTTAATTGCTTTTCTGAAGATATCTCCAGTAGCAATATGAGGAATACCAAGTGTTTTTTCTAACATTTTTGCTTGAGTTCCTTTGCCAACACCGGGTAGTCCAAGTAAAACAATATCCATTGTCCATCCTCCTTTTTAATCCATAAAACCTTCATAATGTCTCATCAGGAGTTGAGATTCAATTTGCTGCATTGTCTGTAAAGCAACACCTGTCATAATTAGTAGTGATGTACCACCAAAACTAATTGCTACTCCAGTTAATGGTCTCATAACAAATGGAAGTAGTGCAACTATCGTTAAGAAGATTGCTCCTGCTAATGTAACGCGCATTAAGACTTTATCAAGATATCTTACAGTAGAACGTCCTGGTCTTATTCCAGGAATAAACCCACCATATTTTTTCATATTATCTGCAACTTCTTCTGGGTTAAAGGTTATAGCAGTATAAAAATAAGTAAAGAATAAGATCATCAGTCCATATAATACTAAATAAAGTGTAGAACCTGGACTAAGCATATTTGAAATTGAAGCTGCCCAATCATAAGGTAGTACTTCAGCGATTATACCCGGGAAAAGTAGCACAGATGAAGCAAAGATAACTGGAATAACACCAGCCTGATTTACCTTCATAGGTATATGAGTACTTCTACCACCATATACTTTTCTTCCTACAATTCTTTTAGAATATTGAACCGGTATTCTTCTTTCACCCTGCTGAACAAAAATAATACCAGCAACTATAATAACTGCTAAAACACCGAAAATCATTACATTTAAGATAGAAATAGTTCCAGCCTGTAATAGTTCATATGTGTTATACATATCAGAAGGGAAACGTGAGATAATAGATGTGAAAATGATAATAGAAATACCATTTCCAATTCCTTTATCAGTAATCTGTTCTCCCAACCACATTAAGAAAGCAGTACCTGCTGTTAAACTAGTTATAATCAAAACTATATCAAAAATACTTGGATCTGGAATTGCTCCAAAACGCTGTATATAAAGTGTAATACCAAAAGCCTGAATAACAGCTAAAACAATTGTTCCATACCTAGTATATTGGGCGATCTTTTTACGTCCTTCATTACCCTGTTTAGACAATTCTTCTAATTTAGGAATTACTACAGTCAATAACTGCAAAATAATTGAAGCGGTAATGTAGGGTGTAATACTCATAGCAAAAATCGTAAAATTACTTAGAGCACCACCAGCAAAAAGGTCGAGAAAATCTAGAGCTCCACCAAATTGGCCTGCAAAAAGGCGCTCTTGGAGTAATGCAACATCTACACCTGGAACAGGTATATGTGCTCCCAGACGATAAACTGCCATCATAGCAAGCACAAATAAAACTTTATTTCTAAGTTCTTCTATTTTAAATACATTACTGAGAGCTTTTAGCAATTTAAATCACCTCTGGCTTTCCGCCAGCAGCTTCAATTTTATCTTTTGCAGAAGCTGAAAATGCGTGTGCTTTAACATTAAGTGCAACGGTTACTTCACCTTTGCCTAATATTTTAACACCATTTTTTGCAACTTTATCGATTAAACCAGCTTCTATTAATACTTCTGGACTTATTGTATCATCAGCTGAAAATCTATTTAATTGATAAACATTAACTATATTAAATTCTTTTTTAAATTTATTATTAAAACCTCGTTTAGGAAAACGTCTAAAAAGAGGAGTCTGTCCTCCCTCAAAAGTCAGACGAACACTACCACCGGAACGTGAATTCTGTCCATTGGCACCTCTACCAGATGTATAACCACGACCAGAACCGGTACCTCTACCAACTCTTTTGCGATCTTTTTTATATCCAGCTGCAGGTTTTAAATTGTTAAGTTTCATCCTTACACCTCCTTCTATATTATCCAATTAATTCTTCAACAGATTTGCCTCTTAATTTGGCAACTTCTTCTGCACTTTTTAATTCTTTAAGACCAGTCATTGTAGCATTGATCATATTAATCGGATTTGATGTACCAAGAGATTTTGTTAAAATATCACTAATACCAGCAAGTTCAATTACCGCTCTTACAGGACCTCCTGCAATTACACCAGTACCAGGTGCAGCTGGTTTTAAAAGAACTCTTCCAGCTCCAAATACTCCAGTTATTTCATGTGGAATAGTAGTATCTACAATAGGTACTTTAATAATCTCTTTTTTCGCTGCATCAATACCTTTTCTGATGGCTTCAGGTACTTCATTAGCTTTACCGATACCTGCACCAACATGGCCGTCTTCATCACCTACAACAACTAAAGCACTGAAGCTAAATCTACGGCCACCTTTTACAACCTTGGAAACACGATTAATATTTACTACTCGTTCATCAAGGTTGAGTTTGCTTGCATCTATTTTTTTCATTAATTTACCTCCTTATTTAAAACTTTAGCCCTTCTTCTCGGGCAGAATCAGCCAGAGCTTTAACTCGACCGTGATATTTATAACCACTTCTATCAAATACAACTGTATCAATTTCTTTTTCCAGAGCTCTTTGTGCAACAAGTTTACCAACTTTTGCAGCAGCTTCTTTATTACTTGCTACATCAACTTCATCGCGCAAAACTGGATCAAGAGTAGATGCAGAAGCAATGGTTTCTCCAGAAAGGTCATCTATAATTTGTACATATATATGCTTTAAACTGCGGGTTACATTCATTCTTGGACGATCAGGTGTTCCCACAACTTTATTTCTAATTCTTTGATGGCGTTTTATTCTTGCTTCTCTTTTACCCATCAGACTCACTCCTTTCTATTAACCAGTTTTACCTACCTTACGTCTAATATGTTCTCCAACATATTTAATACCTTTCCCTTTATAAGGCTCTGGTTTCCTTACTTCACGAATTTTAGCCGCTGTATCACCAACAAGCTGTTTATCAATACCTTTTACGGTAATATTAGTATTTTTTTCAACTTCAAACTCAATTTCTCCTTCAGCTTCAATAATTACTGGATGAGAGTAACCAACCTCAAGTTTTAATTTATTACCCTGCACCTGAGCACTGTATCCAACACCTACCATCTCAAGTTTTTTCTCAAAGCCTTTAGTAACACCGTTAACCATGCTTTCAATTAAACTTCTAACAAGTCCGTGCATAGAACGAGATTCGATGTCATCGCCATTACGCTCAACAATTATTTCATTATCTTCAACTTTAATATCAATACCAGCTTTAAATTCTCTTTCTAATTCGCCTTTTGGTCCTTTTACTGTGACCTTCTGGCCGTCAACGCTAACATCAACTTTTTCCGGTATTTCTATAGGTAGTTTACCAATACGTGACATAAATTTCACCTCCGTAGATTTTATCTTAAAAGTTCTCCCTTACCATACATAGCAGAGAACTTCTCCACCGATTCCTTTTTCTCTGGCTTCTTTATCACTCATAACACCCTGAGAAGTAGAAATTACGGCTATACCAAGACCACCGAGTACTCTAGGAACTTCATCTTTATTTACATATACTCTTAAGCCTGGTTTTGAAATTCTTTTTAATCCAGTAATTACTTTTTCATCATTTTCTCCATATTTTAAATATACACGAATCATATTTTGAGGCTTTCTTTCTACTAATTTTACATCAGAAATAAAACCTTCTCTTTTAAGCAGTTCACCAATATTATTTTTAATATTTGAAGCAGGTATATCTACTCTGCCTTTACCCACACTATTTGCGTTACGAATCCGGGTCAGCATGTCTGCTATTGGATCTGTTATATTCATTTACAAACCTCCTTCCAGTTTTACCAGCTTGCTTTTTTAACTCCAGGAATTTCGCCTTTATGGGCTAATTCACGGAAACAAATTCTACAAAGATCAAACTTTCTCATATACCCACGTGAACGACCACATCTATTACAGCGATTCACTTTACGTGTTTCATGCTTAGGCTCTTTGTTGGCCTTTTCAATTAAAGCTTTACGTGCCAAAACTAAAACCTCCTTCAGTTTATAGGTCTTTATTTCTTAAAAGGCATTCCCATTATTGATAATAATTCGAATGCTTCTTCATCTGTTTCAGCAGAAGTAACTATAGTAATTTCCATTCCATGGACATTATCTACATCATCAATATTAATTTCTGGAAAAACAGTGTGTTCACTTATTCCAAGACTGTAATTACCTCTTCCATCAAATGACTTAGGAGATACTCCTCTAAAGTCACGAATACGAGGCATAGTAATATTTATAAGTTTGTACAAAAACTCATACATATACTCACCACGCAGGGTAACCTTAACTCCTACAGGCATTCCCTCTCTAATTTTAAAATTAGCAATGGATTTTTTTGCCCTTGTAACTGTAGGATTCTGCCCGGTTATTCTGGCAACCTCATCTACAACAGTATCCAGAAGTTTAGTATCTTCTTTAGCATCACCTAACCCAACATTGACAACAACTTTTTCTAATTTTGGAGCTTCCATAACATTATTGTATGAAAACTTCTCAACTAGTTGGGGTAGAATTTCTTCTCTATATTCTGTAGCTAATACTGACATTTCTGGACCTCCTTCCAATTATTATTTATCAATTATTTCATCACATTGTTTGCATTTTCTAACTTTTGTTCCATCATCTAAATATTCAGCTCCAACCCTGGTTTTCTCATCACAACGGGGGCAGACGAGTTGAACATTTGAAGCATGTATTGGTGCTTCATTTTCAATAATTCCACCCTGTGGCATATCCTGGGTAGGACTCATATGACGATGTACAATATTAACTTCTTCCACAATGACACGGTCTTTTTTTGGTATAACACTCAAAATTTCACCGCGTTTTCCTCTATCCTTACCTGTGATAACTTCCACAGTATCACCTTTTTTTATTCTCAATCTAATCCCCTCCTTTATAATACCTCCGGTGCAAGGGAGATAATCTTCATAAAATTCTTTTCCCTCAATTCACGGGTCACAGGACCAAAAATACGTGTACCCTTAGGATTATTATTATCATCTATAATAACTGCTGCATTTTCATCAAATTTAATGTAGGTGCCGTCTCTGCGTTTTAAAGGTTTTTTGGTTCTAACAATAACTGCTCTTGCTACCTCACCTTTTTTTACCATTCCATCTGGAATAGCTTCTTTCACACTGACAATAATTTCATCTCCAATTTTAGCATATTTCTTTTTGGAGCCGCCAAGTACTTTAACACATAATAGTTCACGGGCACCTGAATTATCCGCGACTTTCAAACGGCTTTCAGATTGTATCATTTTCAGGCCCTCCTTTCTACTAACAGGACTTATTTTGCTTTTTCAAGAATTTCAATTAAACGCCATCTTTTTGTTTTACTTAAGGGGCGAGTTTCCATGATTTTAACTTTGTCACCTTCATTACAAACATTTTCTTCATCATGTGCTGTATATTTTTTTGTTTTCTTAATTACCCTTTTATATTCAGGATGCTGAGTTCTTCTTTCAACAGCAACAGTTATTGTTTTGTCTCTTTTGTCACTGACAACGATCCCTACTCTTTCTTTACGATTATTTCTTTCCATGAGAAACCTCCTTTCAAAAAAGAATTATGCCCTTTCTAAATTAAGTTCTCTTTCCCGCAAAATTGTTTTAATTCGGGCAATAATCCTCTTAACCTCTTTGATCCGCATTGG contains:
- the rpsQ gene encoding 30S ribosomal protein S17 — its product is MERNNRKERVGIVVSDKRDKTITVAVERRTQHPEYKRVIKKTKKYTAHDEENVCNEGDKVKIMETRPLSKTKRWRLIEILEKAK